The Schistocerca gregaria isolate iqSchGreg1 chromosome 2, iqSchGreg1.2, whole genome shotgun sequence genome contains the following window.
taagacactttgatattgtttttaaataaagaaaatatcaagCACCAAACATGGTTTTAACTcggaacctttcgcttagcagtcACACACCTAAACCACTATGCTAATGTAGCTTCACATGCAGCAGATTTTCTGGAGTACTCTAAAACATCACATAAAAtaacgacaaacactgttggtatggctatgaattactcacgtttcgtcaaaGTACAATATGAAATAAACAACTACCGCTGTTCTTTACTGCGAAAAAgtggttcgtgagaatgatacgaacagttttccttgctatcacctgaattaggaggcttattgcttgcttggtttaattaattaatggaatagtaagcaattggtataaataatgctttttccaaactttctattaaAGAAAATctactatcaagacattgcttttgttcaattaccttatttatgactgaacgtttctaaaactgaagacactcgttcgagctttgcactgcagtcgagctctggcaatgtcCTCTGTTCATtggttgactgtgttttgtgacgtcagatgtgcagaacgaacctaaactcgaccgccatcgtaaATGACGCGTACTATAGGCGTCTCACGTGTAccacatgcacagaacaaatgtgctcagtgattcgttatctgcagtaatgcagaggaagcAAAGGAgggtgatcgttattaacaccaacaatcaattcactcttcctttcttgccgtacagTTAGAAGATTAATAACTAAAAAAATCTTACTCTGCCTTAGGCGCCTAAGTCACGCACACTGAAGCAGTGGACAGGCGGTGGTttgtatgatacactcctggaaatggaaaatagaacacattgacaccggtgtgtcagacccaccatacttgctccggacactgcgagagggctgtacaagcaatgatcacacgaacggcacagaaGAAAaaaccaggaacggcggtgttggccgtcgaatggcgctagctgcgcagcatttgtgcaccgccgccgtcagtgtcagccagtttgccgtggcatacggagctccatcgcagtctttaacactggtagcatgccgcgccagcgtggacgtgatccgtatgtgcagttgacggactttgagcgagggcgtatagtgggcatgcgggaggccgggtggacgtaccgccgaattgctcaacacgtgggcgtgaggtctccacagtacatcgatgttgtcgccagtggtcggcggaaggtgcacgtgcccgtcgacctgggaccggaccgcagggacgcacagatgcacgccaagaccgtaggatcctacgcagtgatgtaggggaccgcaccgccacttcccagcaaattagggacgctgttgctcctggggtatcggcgaggaccattcgcaaccgtctccatgaagctgggttacggtcccgcacaccgttaggtcgtcttccgctcacgccccaacatcgtgcagatcgcctccagtggtgtcgcgacaggcgtgaatggggggcgaatggagacgtgtcgtcttcagcgatgagagtcgcttctgccttggtgccaatgatggtcgtatgcgtgtttggcgccgtgcaggtgagcgccacaatcaggactgcatacgaccgaggcacacagggccaacacccggcatcatggtgtggggagcgatctcctacaatggccgtacacctctggtgatcgtcgaggggacactgaatagtgcacggtacatccaaaccgtcatcgaacccatcgttctaccattcctagactggcaagggaacttgctgttccaacaggacaatgcacgtccgcatgtatcccgtgccacccaacgtgctctagaaggtgtaagtcaactaccctggccagcaagatctccggatctgtcccccattgagcatgtttgggactggatgaagcgtcgtctcacgcggtctgcacgtccagcacgaacgctggtccaactgaggcgccaggaggaaattgcatggcaagccgttccacaggactacatccagcatctctacgatcgtctccatgggagaatagcagcctgcattgctgcgaaaggtggatatacactgtactagtgccgacattgtgcatgctctgttgcctgtgtctatgtgcctgtggttctgtcagtgagatcatgtgatgtatctgaccccaggaatgtgtcaataaagtttccccttcctgggacaatgaattcacggtgttcttatttcaatttccaggagtgtacttttggaGAGACGTCTTAGCTAGAGTGACTTACTGAGTGACGCGGTAGCCCTTGTCGTCGGCCTCGTAGTGGACGGTGCGGCGGAGGAAGCCGTCGCTGTAGGAGTACTGGCCGACCGTCTTGAGGCCCTCCCTGGTCTCCTGGCGCGACTGCGTGTTGTCGTTGATGGAGTCCTGCACGCTCGAGCCGAACGAGTAGCGCGCAGACTCTGCCTGCCGCCGGCGCTCGTCTTCCAGCGTCGCGTCCGCCTTGGAGTCGCCACTGCGGACCGCCCTGTCAGGCACACACCAGCTACTTCAACAACTGCATCTATAATAAAAGGTGTTGGCAGAAATTTGTCCAATAGGAGCAGGATTCTCAAATTGCGCTCttatgtacacaactggccattgaaattgctacaccaagaaaaatgcagatgataaacgggtattcattggacaaatatattataatgggacatgtgattacatcttcacgcaatttcggtgcatagatcctgagaaatcagaacccagaacaaccacctctggccgtaataacggcgttgatacgcctgggcattgagtcaaacatagcttggatggcgagtacaagtacagcttcaacacgataccacagttcatcaagagtagtgattggcgtattgtgacgatccagttgcctggccaccattgaccagacgttttcaattggtgagagatctggagagatcAGTGACGAAGCGACCTTCCATCCGTGCGGTAAAGTGAATcggcataatgttcggatatggGGTGAGCAGAAACCACGTCACGTAATCGAACATGTACGGGACTTGActaagttattttttatttattttccaaaaagaTGGCGCGCCACCCCATTATCATCGTGAAGTTGTCTCGCATCTTCGTAGCAATGGGCCGACCTGGAATGGACGTGGTGGATCAATATCCTGACCACAACGATCACCTGATTTAACACCAATGGACTTCTGTGCATGggattacattaaagacacgtCGACGAGCTGCAACAGCGGATGACACTAGCAGTTGCCACCACACATCAAAACTTGCTTCATAGAATTTTGCAGGAAATTAATTACAGACGCCGTGTTACAAAAGGTAGCCACGATGAACATTGGTACATACATTGAAgctccaaaaaaactggtataggcatgcgtattcaaatacagagatacgtaaacaggcagaatacggcgctgcggtcgggaacgcctacAAAAGAcacgtgtctggcgtagttgttagactgtttactactgctaaaatggcaggttatcgagatttaattgagtttgaacgtggtggtatacacggcgcacgagcgatgggacacatcatctccgaggtagcgatgaagtggggatcttcccgtacgaccatttcacgagtgtaccgtgaatatcaggaatccggtaaaacgtcaaatctccgacatcgctgccgccgcaaaaagatcctgcaagaacgggaccaacgacgactgaagacagtcgttcaacgtgactgaagtgcaacccttccacaaattgctaccgATTTCaacgctggcccatcaacaagtatcagtgtccgaaccattcaacgaaacatcatcgatatgggctttcggagccgaaggcccactcgtggatcctttacgcctcgcctgggcccatcaataccgaatggattgttgatgactggagacattttgcctagtcggacgagtctcttttcaaattgtatcgagcggatggacgtgcacgggtgtggagacaatctcttgaatccatggaccccacatttcagcaggggaGTATTCAAGCTTGTGTGGTATGAgagccctgacacgtctagatacgactcttacaggtgacacgcacgtaagcacccagtctgatcacttgcatccattcatgtccattgtacattacgACGTatttgagaaattccagcaggacaatgcgacatcgcacacgtccggaattgctacagggtggctccaggaacactcttctgaatttaaacacttctgctggccacaaatctccccagacatgaacattattcgcatgccttgcaacgagctgttcagaagagatctctaccctatcgtactcttacggatttatggacagacgtgcaggactcatggtgtcagtttcctccagcactacttcagacattagtcaagcccatgccacgtcgtgttgtggcacttctgcttgctcgcgggggccctactcgatatcaggcaggtgtaccagtttatcagTGTAAAACTTAGAGCTATACTGCATTAAATGTTGTATCGAACATTTCCGAAAGTTATTTaccttttcacaattaaagcttaggttggttggttggttgattcgagggagggggccaaacagcgaggtcatcgctcccatcggattagggaaaaatggggaaggaaggcggccgtggcctttcaaaggaaccatcccggcactttcctgaagcgattaagggaaatcacggaaaacctaaatcaggaccgagcgaggtggcgcaccggttagcacactggactcgcattcgggaggacgacggttcaatcccgcatctggccatcctgatttaggttttctgtgatttcccttaatcgctccagggaaatgccggggtggttcctttgatagggcacggccgacttccttcgccgttcttctctaatccgataagaccggcTGGTCGGGCAGGGTTACAGCGTTTccgtatgaggtatcgaatatattgcttccccctacttacacctcccgaggagatcacgaatgtaaaattagagagattcgagagcgcatggaggctttccggcagtggttcttcccgcgaaccatacgcgactggaacaggaaaggaaggtaatgacagtggcacgtaaagtgctctccgccacacaccgttgggtggcttgcggagtataaatgtagatgtagatgatgaccttgctgtttggtctctttccccaaataacccaaccctaaatcaggatggccggactcgggtttgaatatcgtcctcgcgaatgcgagtccagtgtgccaactactgcgccacctcgctcgaaaaTTAAAggctacttttgtataactaattaatAAATACGCTCTGTTTCGTGCGGAAACTTTGTTACAAAAGTCATGGCTCGGTAGCGTATTCTGCAGATACTTACACGTCAGGTGTGATCTTCCTAACGGGCTGCTGAGGCAGCACGACGGGTGCTGGCAGTGGCTTGGGAGTCGATCGCTCTTGCGAGAAGCGGTGGGGCGGCGCCGCGGGCAGGACAACCTCTGCCGGCTGAGGGAGGAAGGCCGGCGGGGGTGGCGGAGGCGGCAGCGGCGCCGCCGTCGTCGTGGGGGCGGAGGGCTGCCCCCTGGACTGGTGCCCGAAGCGCTGCAGCACGGGCGTCGCCTCCTCCGGCTGCTCCGGCAGTCTGAGCctcgggggcggtgggggcggcgacGGGGGCGTGCGCGGTGGTGCCGACGTGGAGGTGGGCGCCCTCTGCTGCACTGCGAAGCGGTGCGGAACGGGCGCGGGCTCTACCGGCTGGTCGGGCAGGGTTaccagcggcggcggcgggggcggcggcggaagCGGAGACGCGGCGCTCGGGACGGCCGCGGGGCCCCTGGAGGTCTTGGAGACCAGCACGCGCGCCCTGCCCCTGGCCGGCGGGTCGGTGGAGGAGGCCGGGGCGCGGCGCACCACGGACAGGGGGTCCTGTGCCGCGCTGGCGTGCAGGCACGCTAACGACACCTGCACATGCGACACGATCATCACCGCTTACTGTCAGTAGCTCACTTATTCGAACAGATTGGGGCCATATCCAGTCCAAAATATTGGAAGTCCGAGTATAGGCATGTTTCCAAAAATATTcatatgaatggttcaaatggctctgagcactatgggacttaacatctgaggtcatcagtaccctagaacttagaactacttaaacctaactaacctaaggacatcacacacatccatgcccaaggcaggattcgaacctggtcgaacctggtcgcgcggttccggactgcagcgcctcgaaccgctcggccacaacggccggccgaaatATATCTCGAGCACTCCCAGATACTTTGCCGTCGTCACTCTTATATGCAACACCCTCACCTCTCAGTTCTGTTCGGACACCACTGACGCTGCTCTGCGCCCCTTCCAAGGGTTTAGCGTTCTGGAGCCGCATGGTATGCTTTTCACTGTGTTGCAGCACCTGACTTCATAGATTCTTTCGATGAGTGCAGTATTCTTCCACAAAATTTCCTTTTCCTTAAGATGCTTTTCTTATCAGAGAATTACGTAAAATCATATTGAGTTCTGGGTGGATTTATTTATctgtcaacaaaaaaatggttcaaatggctctgagcactatgggacttaacatctgaggtcatcagtcccctagaacttagaactacttaaacctaactaacctaaggacatcacacacatccatgccccaggcaggattcgaacccgcgaccgtagcggtcacgcggttccagactgtagcgcctagaaccgcacggccacgccggccggctatctGTCAACAGTTTTAGTTACAAAATATGCGTATTTTCTGTCTGTCTGCCGGCTATTCATATGAATGTTATTAGGAATGTAAGATACTAGgtcatgttgaaaagtaatgcctccaaacttttatatgtgaaaaatcttacaagcttttttaaaaaataaaactaacgtttttaacattctatatcttcttTATggctacatatttgcagtcctcttcCGCTAGAAGGCTCAGAATTTTAGCGTGTAATATGGCGATGTGTAACATAACTTTGTCGGTGCGTGATAAACAGCgggctgtaatcgaatttcgaattcaaAGAGATTGCCCACGTGTGGCAATGTGAGGCTGCAGCctagcgctgcgacgtctgcaagaTTCCGGCGCCTTGTGTTCACTCTAATCGATCATCATCCGCACAGTCCCCATTTGGCCCCTTTCCATTTTTATCTGTCTTCAAAGCTTAAAGCACatatttgaggacttcactttgatactgacgaagcggtgcaagcggcAGTGAagttatggctccgtcaacaaactcaaacattctacagtgacggtatctacGAACTACTCTCTCTTTGGGAGCAATGTGTTCGTCCCCAGGACaaccatgttgagaaataaatatgaagacgtgaagaatacatatgtagaatgttaataaagtttgttttatttagaaagccatAAGATTTATCACAAAAAATTCGGggaattacttttcagtacgccctcgagCAACGTGTGTAGAGGTTAAAAGAAAACCTgtatgaaatataaaattatatgaaatactgtacAATATAATTTAAAAACATGTCATGTAATGATCTTACAGTAAAGAACAATGGGATtaagaaaattaaagttaaaatAAGATTTCGAAGATTACACTGAACAACCTTAATGCACAGAGGGTATCAAAGACTTGGCATCAAATGTCTAGGGGTGAAGACCATTTCAGGGGGAACAACTTCTGTTACAAATTGCTCCCTGTCGCTCCCCGGCGACATTATGCGTCCTCTAGTATTGCTCTGCGGCGTGCACACCTCATGTTTGTTGCCTGTAATCCAGTCACCTGAGGGTGGGGGATAGGACACAGGAGGTAGGCCcagcaaaattaaagttccttatTCGCTCATGAAGTATCTTTATCCGCTCAGGGATACTCATTCTTGAGGTCATCGTACTGAAAATCACTCAATCAatttactggggtaggtagtatgcaGCACACCTGGTTAGTAGACCTTGCTAGCtcggtgaaatctcgtcgtcccagggCCGGTGAATATTAAAGGACGCCTAGCATCGCTGGGATGGTTTGTCGAACATTTTGTCTCGAACAAATGCTGTTCCTATGAAGTGATCTATCACCACTAGACGTCTGATGCAAGGACTTTGAAACAACCCTGTATACGCCCTACTGCAAATATACATTCTAAAATGTGCACGAAACCGTCTCTGTGAAAACACCAGATTTTCCGTTCTCCAAAACAGTCTAAATCTTTTCAACGTACAGCATCTCCATTTGAACTTTCCCCACACATTTTTCTGATAGAGCTATTTTGTCGATTACGGAATCTGAACACCAGTCCAGTACTGACCTTGAAATATGTTTGGCATAATTTATCTGTAAATCTTTACATTGCTGCGTGAAGCTCGATCATTTTTACATGAACGACGACAGAGCATTGGTATCTGTGCCAGGTAAACACAGCATTACAAGTGGTTAACATATTTTTACTGTTAGATCGTTTTCTTTTAGCAGaaagtattaatttttatttcagtttttctgtttccaaaataGTGGATATTAATGCCATACTCTGTCAAACACTCTAAGTGGAGGTATCGTTGTGTATTTTACCGAGCATTCTCGTTTTATCTTTTATATGTAATAATCTATATTTACTTTTAATGCTGTATTACTGTAGTACActtcaaccagtctcaggactgaagaccacaacaactgttcGAGGGCCAGTTTTGTCCGCAAGCGCAACGTTTAGGAAATCTGTGTAAAATGACATTGCCTTATAATTTTCATGCAAGAGGTCTGACAACATTAGCTTTAAGTGGATCGggtccatcctgcatgaaccactggTTTTATAATTGAATCCCTTTTGCAAGAAGCTGAGGAACAAAATTATTACGCAGCATGTTTAGATAACGTTCACTGTTCACTGTGTGGTGTAATGCACCTTTTCATGAAATGCATTTTGTTTATTAAAAATTGCATGAAGGCGAAATGTGCCTCATTTGAAAACCAAACATTGTTCAAGAAAACGTCTTGATTCACAGCCCATTCAGCGAATCTGATTCTTTAGTGTTTCTTGTCCGTCTTTAATTTACTTTGTATGGATATAAACGCAAATCAGTTTTGAAAATTCACTGTACAGATCATCTTGAAATCCCAAGCTGTACTGCAATTTTCCTTGTCGATTTGCCTGGTCTTGTCAGTAACGTTGCTGTGACAGCTTCGACACACTGTGGGGAACGAACATTGGCCAGGCCGTTCTCGCTTCCTCTAGCACTGAACCATTACTATTAAGTGTTTTGTAGCTTATACGTACTGTTTCAAATTAGACTGTTCTAAAATGTGCACGAAACCGTCTCTGTGAAAGCACCacatttttcgtttcatgaaaaaataaCACAATTTCAACCCGCTGTTCAACAGTCAGTTTTCCTTGGTCAGCCATCTTGGGTCGATGCATGAGCAGTGcacttggaaataaaagaaactaatctCCATCAGCGATTCTCACTTCTACCAATGTAACAGAAAGTATCAAATGATAACCTAAACAATTAATGCCAAAATAAATGTTGGATGATTTCGTGCACAACCCTGTGTATGTGGTGTGATTGGTTCTAAGACGCAGGATTATTTGAAGAACAGAAACCAATAGGCTGTAGTAGTACACAGTGGATGTTCTCCAGATACAGAAACAATTTTTCATATGGGATGGACAGCATTGTAAGATTTGTCGCTGGCGGTGCTGTTTTCTATCGGGTATTATCGTTGGACGCTCGTCCAACGCTCGTGAGGAACTGGAGAAGAACTTGAACAAAGTTTCAACTTCGTGGAACGAATGGAAGCTATCTTTAAATGTGGATAATAGCTGTAGCAAACAGAAAGGACGGCATCGTATGTCACTATATGATTAATGGTGAGCATTTTGAATACCTCACATCGTATAAGTATTTAAGTGTAACACAAGGAAGCGACATGAAACGAGGCGATCTCGAAAAACTAGCATTAGGGGAAGCAAACTGTTGGAAGGCTTTTGGGAATGTGCAACGCACGTATAAAGAAAATCGCATACAAGATGGTAGTACGTCCAGTTCTACTGTTGCAATGTCTAGAGTTCTTATCAGGTAGGTGCAACAACAGACATCGAAAGATTTCAGAGACACCTTTCTAGGATCGTAACAGATCGGTAGAAGTTATACAGCAGTGctcggggaacttaaatgggaatcctggAAAGAAAGACTGCGTAATTCTTGCCAAACCCCGTTGGTAAATTTTTAGAATACGTATTCGAAGAAGACTATGCGGACACTATGATGCACTATCGTATATCTCTCGTAGTAACCATGACAGGAGAGATAAGGGTACGTACGTAATTTTCCCTTCAATGTGCGAACTGAATAGCAAGGCGAAAAATTGATGTTGTACCGTCCACCATGCTTTATACAATGGCTTCTGGAACACGTATGTAAACGTAGATACAGTAAATACGTAAACTACTTACCAGACGGCCGCAGCACCACCACCATATTATTCACTGGCAGTGGTGTTGTTGACAGGATTGAAGGGAAATGCTGAACATTCCAGTGTTTATTTGATGCACTGAATGGCGACTCTCTTGAAATTACGGCAAATTCTAGATAATGTCCACAACAAAGGCAAAGACTCAAATACTATTGGGTTACAAGTTTAGTGGTAAATGTCTGGAAGCTGTCAGATAATTTAAATACGAGGGGAATAATAGTAGCGTAAGAAATGATACAAACTGAGGCGAGCACCTAAAATCACTAACAGGA
Protein-coding sequences here:
- the LOC126334944 gene encoding uncharacterized protein LOC126334944 → MLVRTLPLLLAVSLACLHASAAQDPLSVVRRAPASSTDPPARGRARVLVSKTSRGPAAVPSAASPLPPPPPPPPLVTLPDQPVEPAPVPHRFAVQQRAPTSTSAPPRTPPSPPPPPPRLRLPEQPEEATPVLQRFGHQSRGQPSAPTTTAAPLPPPPPPPAFLPQPAEVVLPAAPPHRFSQERSTPKPLPAPVVLPQQPVRKITPDVAVRSGDSKADATLEDERRRQAESARYSFGSSVQDSINDNTQSRQETREGLKTVGQYSYSDGFLRRTVHYEADDKGYRVTHEETETIGNGPQVNPNGHAEVESNVGGFHNKYAITIEDLAEKES